In Flavobacterium sp. N1736, the following are encoded in one genomic region:
- a CDS encoding type IX secretion system membrane protein PorP/SprF codes for MGFRIRVLFVFLITSFFAYSQEGIPVYSDYLSDNYYLIHPSMAGAANCAKIRLTARKQWFGQDDAPSLQTLSFNGRIGERSGAGIIVFNDKNGYHSQKGLKLTYAHHIMFSRDEVDLNQLSFGISGGVIQSQLDETQFGTTFDPIVFGSIQKDSYFNLDVGASYNFMDFYAHATVQGLLETRREIYTDYESDNLRKFLLSVGYVFGKHDNITWEPSVLLQVFDQTKQKSLDVNLKAYKYMDFGSLWAALSYRRSFDGVQYSSGSGVSAQKLQYITPIIGINYKNFMFAYTYSQVTGDVKFDTGGYHQITLGINLFCTKERYDCNCPAIN; via the coding sequence ATGGGATTTAGAATCAGGGTTTTATTTGTTTTTTTGATAACTTCTTTTTTTGCTTATTCTCAAGAAGGAATTCCTGTTTATTCAGATTATTTATCAGATAATTATTATTTAATTCATCCGTCTATGGCGGGAGCGGCGAATTGCGCCAAAATAAGATTAACTGCCAGAAAGCAATGGTTTGGTCAGGATGATGCACCTTCACTTCAAACGTTGAGTTTTAACGGAAGAATTGGTGAAAGATCCGGAGCCGGAATTATTGTTTTTAATGATAAAAACGGATACCATTCACAAAAAGGATTAAAACTTACATACGCACATCATATTATGTTTTCGAGAGATGAAGTCGATTTAAATCAGCTTTCGTTTGGTATAAGCGGTGGAGTTATTCAGAGCCAACTTGATGAAACACAGTTTGGAACCACTTTTGATCCTATTGTTTTTGGTTCAATTCAAAAAGATTCTTATTTTAATCTTGATGTGGGAGCTTCGTATAATTTTATGGATTTTTATGCTCACGCAACGGTTCAGGGTTTGCTTGAAACCAGACGGGAAATATATACAGACTACGAAAGTGATAATTTGAGAAAGTTTTTGTTAAGTGTGGGATATGTTTTTGGCAAACATGATAATATTACCTGGGAACCTTCTGTTTTGCTGCAGGTATTTGATCAGACCAAACAAAAATCGCTAGACGTGAATTTAAAAGCATACAAGTATATGGATTTTGGCAGTTTATGGGCTGCATTGTCTTATAGAAGAAGTTTTGATGGCGTTCAATATAGCTCAGGAAGTGGAGTATCTGCTCAAAAACTGCAATATATTACGCCTATTATAGGTATAAATTATAAAAATTTCATGTTTGCTTATACGTATTCGCAAGTTACGGGCGATGTGAAATTTGATACTGGTGGTTATCATCAGATTACTTTAGGAATCAATTTATTTTGTACAAAGGAACGTTACGATTGTAATTGTCCGGCAATTAATTAA
- a CDS encoding gamma carbonic anhydrase family protein, protein MLIKSVNGKSPVIPEDCYVAENATIVGDVTFGDSCSVWFNAVIRGDVHFIKIGNKVNIQDGAIIHCTYQKHPTIIGNNVSIGHNAIVHGCTVHDNVLIGMGAIVMDNCVIESNSIVAAGAVLTQNTVVTSGSIYAGVPAKKVKDIDQSDFAGEIERISNNYVMYSGWFKNEK, encoded by the coding sequence ATGCTGATTAAATCTGTAAACGGAAAATCTCCGGTAATTCCTGAGGATTGTTATGTTGCCGAAAATGCAACTATTGTTGGTGATGTTACCTTTGGAGATTCTTGCAGCGTTTGGTTTAATGCTGTAATTCGCGGTGATGTTCACTTTATTAAAATTGGAAATAAAGTTAATATTCAGGACGGCGCTATTATTCATTGTACGTATCAAAAACATCCAACAATTATTGGTAATAATGTTTCAATTGGGCATAATGCAATTGTTCATGGCTGTACGGTTCACGATAATGTTTTAATAGGAATGGGAGCCATTGTAATGGATAATTGTGTCATAGAAAGTAATTCTATTGTTGCAGCCGGTGCGGTTTTAACACAAAATACAGTGGTGACTTCCGGAAGTATTTATGCAGGTGTTCCGGCCAAAAAGGTAAAAGATATTGACCAATCAGATTTTGCCGGCGAAATCGAGCGTATTTCGAATAACTATGTAATGTATTCAGGCTGGTTTAAAAACGAAAAATAA
- a CDS encoding LytR/AlgR family response regulator transcription factor, which translates to MKCVIIDDEPLAVELLEDFVRKVDSLELVSTFNNAIDAVSFINQTNIDLVFLDIQMPHFSGIEFLNTIEKKPLIIFTTAYSDYAVEGFNLGAVDYLVKPIPFHRFLKSVVRAQQIFNPTSALQTISENTTAPELEQDFMFVRAEYENVKMNFADILFIEGLKDYVKIYTTDNKFTLTLISLIKLENLLSSKGFSRIHRSYIINIKHVKSIQKNKVLISDKRIPISESYKNAFFEKINL; encoded by the coding sequence ATGAAATGTGTAATTATAGACGATGAACCTTTAGCGGTTGAATTATTAGAAGATTTTGTTCGAAAAGTAGATTCACTTGAATTGGTCAGCACTTTCAATAACGCGATTGATGCTGTTTCGTTTATCAATCAAACGAATATAGATTTGGTTTTTCTGGATATTCAGATGCCGCATTTTTCAGGAATCGAATTTTTAAATACCATTGAGAAAAAACCATTAATTATTTTTACAACTGCCTATTCAGACTATGCTGTTGAAGGATTTAATCTTGGCGCTGTCGATTATTTAGTAAAGCCAATCCCTTTTCATCGCTTTTTAAAATCAGTTGTGCGTGCGCAGCAAATTTTTAATCCGACTTCGGCGCTTCAAACCATTTCAGAAAATACCACAGCTCCTGAATTAGAACAGGATTTTATGTTTGTGCGAGCTGAATATGAAAATGTAAAAATGAATTTTGCTGATATTTTATTTATCGAAGGTTTAAAAGATTACGTAAAAATCTATACGACCGATAATAAATTTACTTTAACGCTAATTAGTCTGATCAAGTTAGAAAACTTGCTTTCGAGCAAAGGATTTTCGAGAATTCACAGATCGTATATTATCAATATCAAACATGTGAAATCAATTCAAAAAAATAAAGTTTTAATAAGCGACAAACGAATTCCGATTAGCGAAAGTTACAAGAATGCTTTCTTCGAAAAAATCAATTTATAG
- a CDS encoding sensor histidine kinase, with amino-acid sequence MNISTIKNTSSNKILFHSIIWTFFILTSLIQFYESPFRINNDFYVQWSTGIILFYLNYFYLVPTLLLEKKYWLYFVFVFALIFLFMVIRINYFIPEFGHTRPLNMLPPKMMPQNMDLYLKNGRHIMMARRQPLFFKIGPSLFYILIITISAIIKTLTEFYNNQQNKLIAETHRTNTELIYLRKQTNPHFLFNSLNSIYSLAHKKSDLVPDAIVTLSELMRYMLYETDNKTVALEKEINYIQNYIELQKLRLNDIEDIFVNVHGNTKNKFIEPLLLISFVENAFKYGTDYKGAAHVKIKIFILDNNLDFWIENKIENYVKDPENSGIGLVNIQNRLDLLYPNAHELTITQDNQYYRVHLNLKLDKIQTALN; translated from the coding sequence ATGAACATCAGTACCATCAAAAATACCAGCTCCAACAAAATTTTATTTCATAGCATCATTTGGACTTTCTTTATATTGACTTCATTGATTCAATTTTACGAAAGCCCGTTTAGAATCAATAATGATTTTTATGTGCAATGGAGTACCGGGATTATTTTGTTTTATCTCAACTATTTTTATTTGGTACCTACTTTACTTTTGGAAAAAAAATACTGGCTTTATTTTGTTTTTGTTTTTGCTCTTATTTTTCTTTTTATGGTAATCAGGATCAATTATTTTATTCCTGAATTTGGTCATACAAGACCCCTAAATATGCTGCCTCCTAAAATGATGCCTCAAAATATGGATTTGTATTTAAAAAATGGGAGACATATAATGATGGCAAGAAGACAGCCCTTATTTTTTAAAATTGGACCTTCTCTTTTTTACATTCTGATTATTACAATAAGTGCCATTATTAAAACATTAACTGAATTTTATAACAACCAACAAAACAAATTAATTGCCGAAACGCACCGAACAAATACTGAATTAATTTATTTGCGAAAACAAACCAATCCGCATTTTTTATTTAATTCCTTAAACAGTATTTATTCTTTGGCACACAAGAAATCTGATTTGGTCCCTGATGCCATCGTAACTTTATCTGAACTTATGCGATATATGCTGTATGAAACGGATAATAAAACGGTGGCTTTAGAAAAAGAAATCAATTACATTCAAAATTACATCGAATTACAAAAGCTCAGGCTTAATGATATCGAAGACATTTTTGTAAATGTTCACGGAAATACCAAAAATAAATTTATCGAACCTTTGCTTTTGATTTCGTTTGTAGAAAATGCTTTTAAATACGGAACTGATTATAAAGGTGCTGCTCATGTAAAAATTAAGATTTTTATATTAGATAATAATCTTGATTTCTGGATTGAAAACAAAATTGAAAATTATGTGAAAGATCCTGAAAATTCAGGAATTGGACTCGTAAACATTCAAAACAGACTCGATTTACTTTATCCAAATGCGCACGAACTTACCATTACGCAAGACAATCAATATTATCGTGTGCATTTAAATTTAAAATTAGACAAAATTCAAACAGCACTTAATTAG
- a CDS encoding DUF4907 domain-containing protein, with amino-acid sequence MIINTKTQFFRILLRKNLLFLFLVVQITACTKNETLKVESFKTASGWGYSISHKNKILIKQSIIPVISDTKSFSTEEDALKVANLVAEKLKENISPTVSKNDLILLKIKI; translated from the coding sequence ATGATAATTAATACAAAAACACAATTCTTCCGGATTTTACTCCGGAAGAATTTATTATTTCTTTTTCTTGTTGTACAAATTACGGCTTGTACAAAAAATGAAACACTTAAAGTTGAATCTTTCAAAACAGCTTCGGGTTGGGGATATTCGATTTCGCATAAAAACAAGATTTTAATAAAACAATCTATTATACCGGTTATCAGCGATACTAAAAGTTTTTCGACAGAAGAAGATGCCTTAAAAGTGGCAAATCTGGTTGCAGAAAAACTGAAAGAGAACATATCACCAACGGTATCAAAAAATGATTTAATTTTATTAAAAATAAAAATCTAA
- a CDS encoding Kelch repeat-containing protein yields the protein MNNLKNGILFAAIFSSLLFIGCSKSDDDDDLIGNWIKKSAFDGPARSSATSFVIGDFAYIATGYTGDEYLKDLWAYNSTGDYWEQKADFIGVGRSSASSFTLNDKGYVGIGYDGTNKLKDFYQYDPSNNTWTQKTDFAGTARYAAVGFQVGGKAYIGTGYDGNYLKDFYQYDDQANTWTLVNGFSGNKRRNATVFVIDNKAYLGTGINNGVYQEDFWQFDPSTDVWTRKRDIDQDDDDDESFNDDYAIVRSNASSFSMNGLGFIVGGESVKTVWEYNPTTDLWVERTPMEGATRTDAVGFAINNRGFYMLGRIGTTYFDDAWEFKPLEEQNDNDN from the coding sequence ATGAATAATTTAAAAAATGGAATATTATTCGCAGCAATATTTTCGAGCCTTCTTTTTATAGGCTGCAGCAAGAGTGATGACGACGATGATTTAATAGGAAACTGGATAAAAAAATCAGCATTTGATGGACCAGCGAGATCTAGTGCCACTAGTTTTGTTATTGGTGATTTTGCGTATATAGCAACCGGTTATACAGGAGATGAGTATTTAAAAGATTTATGGGCGTACAACTCAACTGGTGATTATTGGGAACAGAAAGCTGATTTTATTGGTGTAGGCAGAAGTTCTGCATCTAGTTTTACACTTAATGATAAAGGGTATGTGGGAATTGGTTATGACGGAACGAATAAACTGAAAGATTTTTATCAATATGATCCATCGAATAATACCTGGACTCAAAAAACCGATTTTGCGGGTACTGCCCGTTATGCTGCCGTAGGTTTTCAGGTGGGTGGAAAAGCTTATATTGGAACGGGTTATGACGGAAATTATCTAAAAGATTTTTACCAATATGATGATCAGGCAAATACATGGACTCTTGTAAACGGTTTTAGCGGAAACAAAAGACGTAATGCTACTGTTTTTGTAATTGATAACAAAGCTTATTTAGGAACCGGAATTAATAATGGTGTTTATCAGGAAGATTTTTGGCAATTTGATCCTTCTACAGATGTTTGGACTCGTAAAAGAGATATTGATCAGGATGACGATGACGATGAGTCTTTCAACGATGATTATGCTATTGTTCGTTCTAATGCATCAAGTTTTTCTATGAACGGTTTAGGTTTTATTGTGGGTGGTGAAAGTGTAAAAACCGTTTGGGAATACAACCCAACAACAGATCTTTGGGTAGAAAGAACCCCAATGGAAGGCGCTACAAGAACGGATGCTGTTGGTTTTGCAATTAACAACAGGGGTTTTTATATGTTAGGAAGAATAGGTACTACTTATTTTGATGATGCCTGGGAATTTAAACCTTTAGAGGAACAAAATGACAATGATAATTAA
- a CDS encoding DUF6268 family outer membrane beta-barrel protein: MKAQEKFSVNANLKTEPTDKIDFNETGIGVSFNAALNSKNKIKNTIEYSNLKVNYDAENFEAFENLDQFNQLKNKFEISHEISNTKLNLALTPTANFQKNLDISDVTLLGSFEISQQLNPNFNVNIGVSRTTVFGYPRFLPTLSLQYKVNDKSALLVGFPDSKISYANNIRNAFSLTNSFNGNFYNLDHSLVDLNNGTKISTSQMTTAFEYERNVDKNWFLNFKAGYDFNKKYTIRDSDNHTVYDFNTGNGYILGIGIKYKQ, from the coding sequence ATGAAAGCTCAGGAAAAATTTTCAGTAAATGCGAATTTGAAAACAGAGCCAACGGATAAAATCGATTTTAATGAAACCGGTATTGGTGTATCATTTAATGCAGCACTCAATTCAAAAAATAAAATAAAGAATACAATAGAATATTCGAATTTGAAAGTGAATTATGACGCGGAAAATTTTGAAGCATTTGAAAATCTGGATCAATTTAATCAGTTGAAAAACAAATTTGAAATTTCGCATGAAATTTCAAATACGAAACTGAATCTTGCTCTTACGCCAACAGCAAATTTTCAAAAAAATCTTGACATTTCTGATGTAACGCTCTTAGGAAGTTTCGAAATAAGTCAACAACTGAATCCGAATTTCAATGTAAATATTGGAGTTTCGAGAACAACGGTATTTGGTTATCCACGATTCCTGCCCACCTTATCTTTACAATATAAGGTAAACGATAAAAGTGCATTGCTGGTTGGGTTTCCTGATTCTAAAATTTCATATGCTAACAATATTCGAAATGCATTTAGCTTAACGAATAGCTTTAATGGCAATTTTTACAATCTCGATCATTCGCTTGTTGACCTTAATAATGGTACAAAAATTAGTACATCGCAAATGACAACTGCGTTTGAATATGAGAGAAACGTTGACAAAAATTGGTTTTTAAATTTTAAGGCGGGTTACGATTTTAATAAAAAGTACACAATTCGGGACAGCGATAATCATACCGTTTATGATTTTAATACCGGAAACGGTTACATTTTAGGCATTGGCATCAAATACAAACAATAA
- a CDS encoding DUF4270 domain-containing protein, with protein MHKYILMLVFALTVISCGTDTDAGEFVVGSDYLAVSNKVIMIDTVTVEMSTINFDSLVTSSQSRILVGNYEDPIFGKIKSNGYFELAGSSYSLASTGSDTESVNYVFDSISMILKYDNYYYGDTTKVQTFDIHRVTQKIKPNTDDDSFYNNSSVSYSNDILGTISYKPRPTEKDSINIKMDNTFGEELFQKIKKREITGLTNLTEYLKGLVLVPSITNSSSIVGFNTKSVVRMYYSKYQSDDENTYHIDFTISDAVKQFNSISSDKTGTLIQNLPISSSKLSSSLTNRQGFIQSGAGVACRIDFPNIKQLKYISEKGAIVDAQLILKPVNNTYSEQYPLQDSLRVYVADNLNRISAPLANSAGSAVYGLLNKKSDEFNENIGYTISVGGFLQKEMWKQTDSKSALILTLPGISKSVNRIVLGDQKHLNNKIQLKVYYISY; from the coding sequence ATGCATAAGTATATATTGATGTTGGTTTTTGCACTTACAGTAATTTCATGCGGTACAGATACAGATGCCGGCGAGTTTGTTGTTGGTTCTGATTATTTGGCGGTAAGCAATAAAGTAATTATGATTGATACCGTAACGGTCGAAATGTCTACCATAAACTTCGATTCGCTTGTTACCTCAAGTCAAAGCCGGATTTTAGTGGGTAATTACGAAGATCCAATATTTGGGAAGATTAAATCAAACGGCTATTTTGAATTAGCAGGAAGTTCTTATAGTCTGGCAAGTACAGGTTCTGATACTGAATCTGTAAATTATGTTTTTGATTCTATTTCGATGATTTTAAAATATGATAATTATTATTACGGAGATACTACTAAAGTTCAAACGTTTGATATTCACAGAGTCACTCAAAAGATAAAACCAAATACAGATGATGATAGTTTTTACAATAATTCTTCTGTGAGTTACAGCAATGATATTCTTGGAACTATATCATATAAACCGAGACCAACTGAAAAAGATTCCATCAATATTAAAATGGATAATACGTTTGGAGAAGAACTTTTTCAAAAGATCAAAAAAAGGGAAATTACAGGTTTAACCAACTTAACAGAATATTTAAAAGGTCTTGTTTTAGTTCCTTCCATTACCAATTCTTCCAGTATTGTTGGTTTTAATACTAAAAGCGTCGTCAGGATGTATTATTCGAAATACCAAAGTGATGATGAGAATACGTATCATATAGATTTTACCATTTCTGACGCCGTAAAACAGTTTAATTCTATTTCTTCGGATAAAACGGGAACCTTAATTCAAAATTTACCCATTTCGAGCAGTAAATTATCGAGTTCATTAACAAACAGGCAAGGATTTATTCAGTCGGGCGCAGGAGTAGCGTGCCGGATTGATTTCCCGAATATAAAACAGCTCAAGTACATTTCAGAAAAAGGCGCGATTGTCGACGCTCAATTGATCTTAAAACCGGTAAATAATACGTATTCAGAACAATATCCTCTCCAGGATTCTTTGCGGGTATATGTAGCTGATAATCTAAACCGAATTAGCGCTCCTTTAGCAAATTCTGCGGGAAGTGCAGTATATGGTTTATTGAACAAAAAAAGCGATGAGTTTAATGAAAATATCGGTTATACAATATCGGTTGGCGGATTTCTTCAAAAGGAAATGTGGAAACAAACCGATTCAAAATCCGCACTTATTTTAACGTTGCCGGGAATTTCTAAATCAGTAAACAGAATTGTTTTAGGAGATCAAAAGCATCTGAACAATAAAATTCAATTGAAAGTTTATTATATCTCCTATTAG